The Acipenser ruthenus unplaced genomic scaffold, fAciRut3.2 maternal haplotype, whole genome shotgun sequence nucleotide sequence ataaagaaagcgctgggctgcagtgtggaaggcagtggagtttgaggagctcagtggttagataaagaaagcgctgggctgcagtgtggaaggcagtggggtttgaagAGCTCAGTGggtagataaagaaagcgctgggctgcagtgtggaaggcagtggggtttgaggagctcagcggttagataaagaaagcgctgggctgcagtgtggaaggcagtggggtttgaggagctcagtggttagataaagaaagcgctgggctgcagtgtggaaggcagtggggtttgaggagctcagtggttagataaagaaagcactgggctgcagtgtggaaggcagtggggtttgaggagctcagtggttagataaagaaagcgctgggctgcagtgtggaaggcagtggggtttgaggagctcagtggttagataaagaaagcgctgggctgcagtgtggaaggcagtggggtttgaggagctcagtggttagataaagaaagcgctgggctgcagtgtggaaggcagtggggtttgaggaactcagtggttagataaagaaagcgctgggctgcagtgtggaaggcagtggggtttgaccAGTCAAACTGGGTCGACTGGTTTCCATCCCCGCTGAGCTCTCATTTACTGAACGAGACCCTGAATCGAATGTCAGTTTAATTAAAACGTTTGTAATTGTGTTCAGCTCTTACACgcttgcagatttcaagttagccgtAACATTTGAGAAGAAActtctgcaactttttaggagctgagaacaattaaaaagatcTAATTCAGCTAATTCTGAGTTCGATTCAGGGTgtggttcagtaattgagagctcaggggATGAAAAGCAGCCGACCCAGCAGGGGCTCGGAGGAGCTGCTTCAgtagatctctctgtgaacctcgATGAGCTTTTAACAAGAAGATTCAAGGAGGGGACAACAAACTGAAGCAATGCAAGAGATTGCAAAGCCAACACCATGAACGATACAGAacggggaggagagagagagagagagagagggaggagagagagggggaggagagggggggggggcagggggggttgTTTCATTTTGCACAGCCCTGTTTATTGTGAGGATTTTACCTGCTGGTCTCCACGGGTCATTGTCTGCCTGCATCAGAGTGTGCTCCCAGGGGTCACTGCTCATCTGGGATGGGGGCGACAGAACAGAGTCCTGACTCTCCTAAAAAACAAGAGACAATATCATAGACTGTAATAATCACTACAACCCTGATTTAAACTTcgcatagtaaaagcacagtgatagctaaagcatggggaagcattgtaaagcacagagaggtctggtaaagcatagggaagcattgtaaagcacagagaggtctggtaaagcatagggaagcattgtaaagcacagagaggtctggtaaagcatagggaagcattgtaaagcacagagaggtctgtgcCTTAGGGaagcccggccagaccacagggggcgctggtgagccGAGGGCGCCCTGGCTGACCCAAGCCCTCCAGTCTCCAGTTTATTCTCGAGTCTGGTTCACCGTTtgctgctcctgctcctctgtgctttcAGCCAATGTGATCTGCAGCTGCATTTCCTCTTCGGGTTTGGATTGAGGACAGATCTCTCCTAGTCTCAGCTCTGCCATCGGACAGCCTGCAACACAGGGAAGGGATAAACACAGCCAGCCTtcaaggttcaaatcccagctcagcaaCCGACTcgctgcgtgtgtgcgtgtgtgtgtgtgaccctgagcgagtcgcttcacctccttgtgctccgtccttcggatgagacgtcaaacaaacaagctcctattggaagtgactctgcagcagccagactccctgtgtgtgtgtgtgtgtgtgtgtgtgtgaccctgagcgagtcgcttcacatccttgtgctccgtccttcggatgagacgtcaaaaaaacgagctcctattggaagtgactctgcagcagccagactccctgtgtgtgtgcgtgtgtgtgtgtgtgtgtgtgtgtgtgtgtgtgtgtgtgtgtgtgtgtgcgtgtgaccctgagcgagtcgcttcacctccttgtgctccgtccttcggatgagacgtcacacaaacgagctcctattggaagtgactctgcagcagccagactccctgtgtgtgtgtgtgtgcgtgtgaccctgagcgagtcgcttcacctccttgtgctccgtccttcggatgagacgtcaaacaaacgagctcctattggaagtgactctgcagcagccagactccctgtgtgtgtgtgtgtgtgtgtgtgcgtgcgtgtgtgtgtgtgtgtgtgtgtgtgtccctgagcgagtcgcttcacctccttgtgctccgtccttcggatgagacgtcaaacaaacaagctcctattggaagtgactctgcagcagccagactccctgtgtgtgtgtgtgcgtgcgtgtgtgtgtgtgtgcgtgcgtgtgtgtgtgtgtgtgtgtgtgtgtgtccctgagcgagtcgcttcacctccttgtgctccgtccttcggatgagacgtcaaacaaacaagctcctattggaagtgactctgcagcagcagcagcagttgttgatgatgcagagttcacccctctAGTCTCTGGAAGCAGCTTTGGAGAAAAAGCATGCGCTGAacgactcaataataataataataataataataataataatattctcaaTGCATCGGTTATCGTTGATTATCAACAGTCTCGTTCTCCATATAAGATCTCAATGCTGTCATTGTACAGTCCTGTACACAAATACATATTGCAGTGATTTATATTAATAAGGGACAGAGGGattcttaagctgagggaacacgaagctactgtggttgttttattattaatgagtcactTTATtaagagtcacttccaataggagctcgtttgtttgacgtctcatccgaaggacggagcacaaggaggtgaagcgactcactcagggtcacacacgcacacacacacacacgcacacacacacacacacacacacacacacacacagggagtcagtagctgctgcagagtcacttccaataggagctcgttggttttacgtctcatctgaaggacggagcacaaggaggtgaagcgactcgctcagggtcacacacgcgcacacacacacacacacacacacacacacacacacagggagtcagtggctgctgcagagtcacttccaataggagctcgttggttttacgtctcatctctCCGCGTTCCTTCGCTTGATGATGTTTTTGAACTGCTCCCCCCGTGACCCTCGTTGTGGGGTGCGACTGCGCTGACCTGGGCAGTGGAACTgtgctctgtccctctctctgtccctgtccccGCTCTTCAGTCCCACGGCCAGCCTCTGTCTGGTCCTGAGGGCCGCTTCTCTCCCTCTCTGAAGGGCCGCCTCATCCGACAGCAGCTGCTCCACCTGACGGGCCTTCACGCGCACAGAGAGACCTGAGCACGAGTGTGTAAGAGCAGAGCAGGCAGCTGTCAGGTGATGTATCTGTTTAACACACTTAACGGACACAGAGtcccttgatatatatataagcccCAGAGCAGTTAGCTGTCAGGTGATGTACCTGTTTAACACAGTTAACGGACACAGAGtcccttcatatatatatatataagccccaGAGCAGTTAGCTGTCAGGTGATGTATCTGTTTAACACACTTAACGGACACAGAGtcccttgatatatatataagcccCAGAGCAGTTAGCTGTCAGGTGATGTATCTGTTTAACACAGTTAACGGACACAGAGtcccttcatatatatataagcccCAGAGCAGTTAGCTGTCAGGTGATGTACCTGTTTAACACAGTTAACGGACACAGAGtcccttgatatatatataagcccCAGAGCAGTTAGCTGTCAGGTGATGTATCTGTTTAACACAGTTAACGGACACAGACTCGCTTATATATATAAGCCCCAGAGCAGTTagttggcacccttgataaagatgatcaaaaaagactgtataaaataaacaacaccagTACTGAGCTTtactgtaattttccaacattATTAATGactcaatggaatcaaccaaaattacacatttctcaaattagaAATTGATTTCCAGTGAAGTGTCACAGTTATTGGcccccttgttttcagtactctgtgcaccctccccttgcaaggagaACGGCACGGGCTCTTTTTCTacaatgtttaatgagattggagaacacattgggagggatcttagaccattcctccatacagaatatTTCCAGATCCTTGAATcctggactgccctcttcaattgaaaccacaggttttcaatggggttcaagcgAGTCTGTGTCCGTTAACTGTGTTAAACAGGTACATCACCTGACAGCTAACTGCTCTGgggcttatatatatatcaagggaCTCTGTGTCCGTTAACTGTGTTAAATAGATACATTACCTAACAGCTAACTGCTCtggggcttatatatatatatatcaagggaCTCTGTGTCCGTTAAGTGTGTTAAACAGATACATTACCTAACAGCTAACTACTCtggggcttatatatatatatatatatatatatcaagggaCTCTGTGTCCGTTAACTGTGTTAAAattgatatataaatatatataaagccCCAGAGCAGTTAGCTGTCAGGTGATGTATCTGTTTCACACACCTGACCCACAATGCAGTGCTCCAGACCCTCACCCTGGTCCTTGCCGTCCGGGTCGATGTAGTGGAATCGCTGGAGGTCCCGGATGCAGGCGCCGTGCTCCCTGGCCTGTTGAGCCACTCTCTCGGAGCCGGCGCGGAGCAGGTAGTCCAGGAGGAGGAGGGACTTGAACACGTGACGCCAGCTCCGCCCCCCGTGGCTCAGCCTCTCCCACAGCGCGGCGGTGATCTCCGCCAGCCCGGAGACGCTGTAGGTCAGATCGGCGATCTCGGACATCAGCGAGCTGGACGGGCCCCAGGGGTCGTTGGAAGTCGCCTCTCGCACCTTGATCTCGGCCTCCGAGTATTTCTTCACCAGGTTCTTGAACTGACGTCGGAAAGACgacattttgtttgtgtgtgtgtgtgtccgcgtTGCGGGAGCGATTTCAGAGGCTGCAAAGAGAAAACAGCACCCGCGACGAGacgaagtgaaaaaaaaacaacttttcagCGTCTTTAGAATaatttcaatgacaaacgtttccactagaagtctttctcagcgtcttcagtgtaaattcaatggcaaacatttccactagaagtctctctcagcgtcttcagtgtaaattcaatggcaaacgtttccactagaagtctctctcagtgtcttcagtgtaaattcaatggcaaacgtttccactaaaagtctctctcagcgtcttcagtgtaaattcaatgacaaacgtttccactagaagtctctctcagcgtcttcagtgtaaattcaatggcaaacgtttctgctagaagtctttctcagcgtcttcagtgtaaattcaatggcaaacgtttccactagaagtctctctcagcgtcttcagtgtaaattcaatggcaaacgtttccactagaagtctttctcagcgtcttcagtgtaaattcaatggcaaacgtttccactagaagtctttctcagtgtcttcagtgtaaattcaatggcaaacgtttccactagaagtctttctcagcgtcttcagtgtaaattcaatggcaaacgtttccactagaagtctttctcagcgtcttcaggtAAATtcacaacattattcagcagctttcattggactctatgaagctgaatcagttaattctatatagagggggtggaattcaatatgttaacaagggaacattattcagcagctttcattggactctatgaagctgagggagttcattctatatagaggggatggaattcaatatgttaacaagggaacattattcagcagctttcattggactctatgaagctgagggagttcattctatatagagggggtggaattcaatatgttaacaagggaacattattcagcagctttcattggactctatgaagctgaatcagttcattctatatagagggggtggaattcaatatgttaacaagggaacattattcagcagctttcattggactctatgaagctgagggagttcattctatatagagggtgatgctgctaaacttttgtcctcatctgtacatgatgtatcgtaatagaggtctgtatcgcttgtgatacgagaccacagcataaagaactacagctcccagcatgcctcaccattgccgctggtgcagaggcatgctgggagccgtagtcctagCCAGCAAGTTCATTCCACAGGGTGATGTAATGTTTTTGGCaagagcacaaaccaaaccaggGTAATTGCGTGTAACTAAACCCCAAACCATCCCTCACACATATATTTCTTTGTGAGGAAAGCCGTTCAAACCAAAactatacaaatattttatttataaaaacaaataataataataagatgcgTCGTTGTTTTAAATTGGGGGGGTTTCGTTTTTATGCCAACCGCAGTTTACCTTGAAAAGTAGGTCTGTAGTCCAGCAGTGGGTTTTAAGGGTGAAATCTACATTGAAAACGTGAAGTCTCGTTTTGTTACAGCtagggccacggaaaattcacggtactttttcaagaaattcacgaatgacaattaaaaaaaaaaatttcacgGATTGTCACgaagtgccattttattttaaaaaaaacatgaataaataaataaataaaacaagtttctattgcaagttgcctaaaattaataccgcatcaaagaaagtcaccgaggttgaaataTTTACTGGTAGCTACTGACTCAACATTtgcattgtaacgtttaaaacaatcttttaaaatgtaacaaacaaggctcgtttaaatgtgttggcttaaagtaacaagcagacaaaactgattaaaacaaaacaagtttgaatgacaaattcgtcAACagtgtcgagttttgtaaacatttaaaactatgtTCACACAGTAATTGAACGGACTATGTTGTATAGCgttaaaaaaacgtttttttttaaattattaatcgATTATAATAGACGTAGTTTAACTGTGTTTGTGAATTTATAAATTTTAATGTCGTTTTGAATTCCTGTCAACAGGCCAACTGTACAGTAACTTGTAAATTATTTGAATAATATATCGATATATGTAGATAAACAACGTTTTTATTTAACTCAGATTTAATTTCTTAAATGATATCTTCCGACCATTCGTTGTGTTTGGCTGTTTTCAATTTCAATATAAAAGCGAGTATCGAAAATTGTAAAAGAAACGGCCGTTAATTTAAAACTTACCTTCCCGCTTTCAAATTCCGTTACGATGACAACGTCTCGGACCGGGAGGGGCTTAAAACCGCATCATCCAATCGGCGCGCTCGTGTGGTCGTGAGTATGGTGATTGATAACAAGGCAGGCCaatcgtttttttctttttttttttttttttcaaaagaactTTTAAGAGGCAGGGTTatgcaaataaaaaatgattgatgGCTGTTGATAACCAATTAAAGTGCTTCTCTGTTCATCAGGTCTAACGTCAACACTCCCAACTGTCTCGCATTGCATGTTTGTAAAACAGGTGTGTGTtgcattgaagatcattgagggtatagtgagcacactgtggtcccattctaccagcctcaccccattgtagctgccctatacttgtgctaccattgcccctcagtgtaatacagagccattgcagtgccgctgtctgtctgtctgccattgaagatcattgagggtatagttagcacactgtggtcccattctaccagcctcaccccattgtagctgccctatacttgtgctaccattgcccccctcagtgtaatacagaaccattgcagtgccgctgtctgtctgtctgccattgaagatcattgagggtatagttagcacactgtggtcccattctgccagcctcaccccattgtagctgccctatacttgtgctaccattgcccctcagtgtaatacagagccattgcagtgccgctgtctgtctgtctgccattgaagatcattgagggtatagttagcacactgtggtcccattctaccagcctcaccccattgtagctgccctatacttgagCTAACGTTACAGTGTTTAAAGTCTTGGTTAGGGTTTGTCAACAGCTTTTTAATATTTCACTTTTCTGTGTGCACAGGCTGTGTTGCATTTTCACTGGCAGCTCTGCAGACGCCTTTTTGAGGTTTTTGCAAGCAAAAGGAAGCTATTAGGCTTTCCTGAGTTTTGCAAGAATCTTATCTGTGTGCGCTGCACCTCAACGGACGTGATGAGAAAGCGGCGAGGTGCATTTGAAGTATTTCTGTTTAAGGTAGCTAATTCAACAGCCTCTCGTTCCTgcctttcagcttcctctggGGGCCTGGGGGCCGATCTGGGGGGCTAGAGagcgcagagacagacagacagacagacagacacacagagacaaactgacacacacagacagacaaagagaaagacagacacacagacagacagacacacacacagagacaaacttATACACAGATagacaaagagacagacaaacacacaaactgacacagacagacaggcacacacacacacagacaaactgacacacacacaaactgacacacagacacacacacacacacacacagaaaccgagacacagacacacagacacacacacagacacacacagaaacacagacacacacacgcacacgcacacacagacacacaaacacacagacacacacacacacacacacaaactgacacagagaaactgagacagacagacacacacacacacacacacagaaactgagacacagacagacagacagacacacacacagacacacacaga carries:
- the LOC131727807 gene encoding epsin-2-like; protein product: MSSFRRQFKNLVKKYSEAEIKVREATSNDPWGPSSSLMSEIADLTYSVSGLAEITAALWERLSHGGRSWRHVFKSLLLLDYLLRAGSERVAQQAREHGACIRDLQRFHYIDPDGKDQGLSVRVKARQVEQLLSDEAALQRGREAALRTRQRLAVGLKSGDRDRERDRAQFHCPGCPMAELRLGEICPQSKPEEEMQLQITLAESTEEQEQQTESQDSVLSPPSQMSSDPWEHTLMQADNDPWRPAAPKKLQKFLLKCYG